From Arcticibacter tournemirensis, one genomic window encodes:
- a CDS encoding exonuclease domain-containing protein produces MPDTFTAIDFETAQGKRWSICQIGLIRVEKGIPTQKVDILIKPPGNEYSFYNTQVHGITAAMTATAPTFNVVWQSLLPFIEGQRVIAHNAAFDCSCLEQTLTYYNLKIPDYTKVCTYQIYKRKLSELCSMYDISLRHHNALSDALACAQLYLRYLRTGKDAGR; encoded by the coding sequence ATGCCCGATACCTTCACTGCAATTGACTTCGAAACCGCTCAGGGGAAACGATGGAGCATCTGTCAAATCGGCCTTATCAGGGTAGAAAAAGGAATTCCGACACAAAAGGTAGATATATTGATAAAGCCTCCGGGCAACGAGTATAGTTTCTACAATACTCAGGTTCATGGAATTACTGCTGCAATGACAGCTACAGCGCCAACCTTTAATGTTGTATGGCAATCACTGCTTCCTTTTATCGAAGGGCAGAGGGTAATAGCACATAATGCAGCATTTGATTGCAGTTGCCTGGAACAAACTCTTACATATTATAATCTAAAGATACCCGATTATACCAAAGTTTGCACTTACCAGATATACAAACGAAAGCTATCAGAATTGTGCTCGATGTATGATATCAGCCTGAGACATCATAATGCTCTTTCGGATGCACTGGCTTGCGCTCAGCTGTATTTAAGATATTTACGAACCGGCAAGGATGCTGGCAGATAA
- a CDS encoding LytR/AlgR family response regulator transcription factor: protein MAMTVLIVEDEELAASELRTILSETDTSIEVIAVAGTIEAAVKILKESAPDLIFMDIHLGDGDSFEIFQRTEVKCPVIFTTAYDQYTLKAFKNQGIDYILKPYDREDIEQALKKLKGLQEQYPGVEAKAPLKAVQPLTGTRNRFMVNLGSRIKTVSANDIAYFMAEDKYLYLFTKEGESYILDETITSLEPQLSTQEFFRISRKFIIHISSIREMFKLSRNRIKVVLDPPPPANLTVVVSEDRASQFRSWLNM, encoded by the coding sequence ATGGCGATGACTGTACTGATTGTTGAGGATGAAGAACTGGCGGCGAGTGAACTCCGGACTATTTTATCAGAAACAGATACTTCTATTGAGGTAATTGCTGTTGCTGGCACTATTGAAGCTGCCGTTAAAATACTGAAGGAATCGGCTCCAGATCTGATATTCATGGACATCCATCTGGGTGACGGCGACAGCTTTGAAATATTTCAGCGTACAGAAGTAAAGTGCCCGGTCATTTTCACTACAGCTTACGATCAGTATACCCTGAAAGCCTTTAAAAACCAGGGCATCGACTACATTCTGAAACCGTATGATCGTGAGGATATTGAGCAAGCACTTAAAAAGCTGAAAGGCCTGCAGGAGCAATATCCAGGCGTTGAAGCCAAAGCTCCGCTCAAAGCCGTGCAGCCTCTGACCGGAACCAGGAACCGCTTCATGGTCAATCTGGGGAGTCGCATTAAAACGGTTAGCGCAAACGATATTGCCTATTTTATGGCCGAGGATAAATATCTCTATCTGTTTACAAAAGAAGGCGAATCGTACATTCTCGACGAAACTATTACCAGCCTCGAACCTCAGCTTTCCACGCAGGAATTTTTCAGGATCAGCCGGAAGTTTATTATTCACATCAGTTCAATAAGGGAAATGTTTAAGTTGTCGCGTAACCGGATAAAGGTGGTACTTGATCCTCCCCCGCCCGCAAATCTGACAGTAGTAGTAAGCGAAGACCGTGCTTCCCAGTTCAGATCCTGGTTAAATATGTAG
- a CDS encoding RagB/SusD family nutrient uptake outer membrane protein, with the protein MKKLLSAVLLLVFISASSCKKYLDIKPVGRVRPETTEDFRALLGSAYSTFPAFKGQLALRTDELIMDEYSEDAIYSRDIFTWKDGSADPATTEFPYQSFYQSIFYTNEIIVSAEATAGKSAEVDQIRGEAYLLRAYNYFELLNLFAKPYNKETASADRGVPISTEIDLEKILAPAPVEAVYSQIFSDIANAETLMNINTYETGKNYRFTRRAMEAFKARIYEYRGEWDKALSSAEKALSLNNELEDLNSSDRKPTDFRSTESIMSLENTLHTSVAKAVFVSPDLISKYQAGADLRLTKFFSKDDSGYNSLKTGSDEFKVTFRNAEMYLIKAEAAYQTGNTALARETLLALKAKRFTPQGYAEEAAKVGQLSGPALLSEILAERTRELALEGHRWYDLRRYGQPSITHKFNGETFVLQQNDPRYTLRFPASAIKNNPNLQ; encoded by the coding sequence ATGAAAAAACTATTATCCGCAGTGCTTCTTCTGGTTTTCATATCAGCGAGTTCCTGCAAAAAATATCTGGATATCAAACCTGTTGGTCGGGTGAGGCCAGAAACAACAGAAGATTTTCGCGCTCTGTTAGGCAGCGCTTACAGTACTTTTCCAGCGTTCAAGGGGCAGCTTGCTCTCCGCACGGATGAACTGATCATGGATGAATATTCAGAAGACGCTATTTATTCAAGGGATATTTTTACATGGAAAGATGGTTCAGCCGATCCGGCAACAACAGAGTTTCCTTACCAGTCATTTTACCAAAGTATATTCTATACAAACGAGATCATCGTTAGTGCGGAAGCAACGGCCGGGAAGAGTGCTGAAGTAGATCAAATTCGTGGAGAAGCTTATTTGCTGCGCGCTTATAATTATTTCGAGTTGCTGAACCTGTTTGCAAAGCCTTATAACAAAGAAACGGCTTCCGCTGACCGAGGCGTGCCCATTTCTACAGAAATCGACCTCGAAAAGATTTTGGCGCCGGCGCCAGTTGAAGCGGTGTATTCGCAGATCTTCTCCGATATCGCGAATGCAGAAACCCTAATGAATATAAACACTTACGAAACGGGTAAAAATTATCGTTTCACCCGCAGGGCAATGGAAGCATTCAAAGCCCGCATTTACGAATATCGTGGTGAGTGGGATAAAGCTTTGAGCTCAGCCGAAAAAGCATTGTCTCTTAACAATGAACTTGAAGACTTGAATAGCTCTGACCGCAAACCAACGGATTTTCGTTCAACAGAAAGCATTATGTCGTTAGAGAACACGCTCCACACATCTGTTGCCAAAGCGGTGTTTGTTTCTCCCGATCTGATAAGCAAATACCAGGCGGGTGCAGACCTTCGTTTAACCAAGTTTTTCAGCAAAGACGACAGCGGTTACAATTCACTGAAGACCGGCAGCGACGAATTTAAAGTCACCTTCCGCAATGCCGAAATGTATCTCATCAAAGCAGAAGCTGCCTACCAGACAGGTAACACAGCCCTTGCCCGCGAAACACTTCTTGCTTTAAAAGCAAAACGGTTCACGCCACAGGGATATGCAGAAGAGGCTGCCAAAGTAGGCCAGCTGAGTGGCCCTGCACTGCTCTCTGAAATACTCGCAGAGCGCACCCGCGAGCTTGCACTCGAAGGACATCGCTGGTATGACCTTCGGCGTTATGGCCAGCCCAGCATCACTCATAAGTTTAACGGAGAAACTTTCGTGCTTCAGCAGAACGATCCCCGCTATACGTTGAGATTCCCGGCATCAGCAATAAAGAATAACCCAAACCTTCAATAA